The following coding sequences lie in one Rutidosis leptorrhynchoides isolate AG116_Rl617_1_P2 chromosome 4, CSIRO_AGI_Rlap_v1, whole genome shotgun sequence genomic window:
- the LOC139841417 gene encoding uncharacterized protein — MPKEILLQERVARSFPDSQPLAENSRRDKSKFCIFHDDYGHDTNHCRDLAELIAEAFEQGKLDHLIAQGAANTANAIILPAESNAPQVLNAADRKAPAVKNLGVKMVGKKENLREIQVINVVEVQGEMSMFQVSEQFANWQCPSITIPPINLSADHDKPVVVSCRIANTGIIILKVHVDTGSSVDVMYEQCFNNLPAHIKALLKPTAVSLAGFSGESTWPIGQLELQVELVDDRDESLKSQALLKLYVMRNQSRFNMILGRTALRMFGAIPSTLHGMVKFFSYKGIGTLTSAVIELLSAMITVRESVGVEGHAVLAE, encoded by the coding sequence ATGCCTAAAGAAATTCTTTTGCAAGAAAGGGTGGCGAGATCTTTTCCTGATTCCCAACCTTTAGCAGAGAACAGCAGGCGCGACAAATCAAAGTTCTGCATTTTTCATGATGACTATGGTCATGATACTAATCACTGTAGGGATTTGGCAGAACTGATTGCGGAGGCATTTGAGCAAGGTAAATTGGACCATTTGATAGCTCAAGGTGCTGCAAATACTGCAAATGCGATTATCTTGCCCGCAGAGTCTAATGCTCCACAAGTGCTAAATGCCGCTGATCGAAAAGCTCCCGCAGTGAAGAATTTGGGGGTTAAAATGGTGGGCAAAAAAGAGAATTTGCGCGAAATTCAAGTTATTAATGTAGTGGAGGTTCAAGGTGAAATGTCAATGTTCCAAGTATCTGAGCAATTCGCAAATTGGCAATGCCCATCTATTACTATTCCTCCAATAAATTTGAGCGCGGATCATGATAAACCAGTGGTGGTTTCATGTCGCATTGCGAATACTGGCATTATAATTTTAAAAGTACATGTTGATACTGGTAGCAGTGTAGATGTAATGTATGAGCAATGTTTTAACAACTTGCCTGCACATATCAAAGCTTTGctaaaacctactgcggtttcgctAGCTGGTTTTTCTGGAGAATCAACTTGGCCCATTGGTCAGTTGGAATTGCAAGTTGAATTGGTAGATGATCGCGATGAATCACTAAAAAGCCAAGCCTTGTTAAAACTTTATGTAATGCGAAATCAGTCTAGGTTTAACATGATTCTTGGGCGCACTGCTTTGCGTATGTTTGGTGCAATACCATCCACGTTGCATGGAATGGTGAAGTTTTTTAGTTACAAGGGCATTGGTACGCTGACTTCGGCAGTAATTGAGCTACTTTCTGCGATGATTACGGTGCGAGAAAGTGTTGGTGTTGAAGGGCATGCGGTGCTCGCTGAATAG